In Marivirga salinae, a single window of DNA contains:
- a CDS encoding GAF domain-containing sensor histidine kinase translates to MQKPDIPHNEKERLKELRRLNILDSEQEKDFDELVELASIICGVPISLVTLVDVDRQWFKSKKGLDVESTPRDVSFCGHAINDDEIFVIENTVADKRFFDNPLVTDDPNIRFYAGMPIKSENGFNLGTLCVIDTKPKKLSELQLNALKILSGQASKLIELRDKKNELQSKNEKLESLNDLNNRITSIISHDLKGPINSLRAYINSKYIDSDSPKDLAQLFPLVKSNLNSLNELVENLLEWSRSTNDVNFTEVKIKDLVFEVCYLFEGNALEKNNEIKCGVGDNVKVIADAAMLRFIMRNLINNALKFTENGEVNVEIEKLENKVKIKVIDSGVGISENLLERIKLKDKKVSTKGTRNEKGTGLGLQLIREFLSIHKSELHIESEENKGSIFSFELPLASDN, encoded by the coding sequence ATGCAGAAGCCAGACATCCCACATAATGAAAAGGAAAGATTAAAAGAACTCCGCAGGCTAAATATCTTAGATTCTGAACAAGAAAAGGATTTTGATGAATTAGTAGAGCTTGCTTCTATCATTTGCGGAGTTCCAATCTCTTTGGTTACCCTTGTAGATGTTGATAGACAATGGTTTAAATCTAAAAAAGGTCTTGATGTGGAATCGACCCCTCGAGATGTTTCTTTTTGTGGTCATGCCATAAATGATGATGAAATATTTGTTATTGAAAATACGGTGGCCGACAAAAGGTTTTTCGACAATCCTTTGGTAACTGACGACCCAAATATCAGATTCTATGCCGGTATGCCTATTAAATCTGAAAATGGATTTAATTTAGGGACTCTATGTGTGATTGACACCAAACCTAAAAAACTAAGTGAACTGCAGCTAAATGCTTTAAAGATATTAAGCGGACAAGCATCTAAATTGATAGAGTTAAGAGATAAAAAGAACGAGCTACAGTCAAAAAATGAAAAATTAGAATCATTAAATGATCTCAACAACCGTATCACAAGTATAATTTCTCATGATTTAAAAGGACCAATTAATAGTTTGAGGGCTTATATAAACTCAAAATATATTGACTCAGATAGCCCTAAGGATTTAGCTCAATTGTTTCCTTTGGTAAAAAGCAACTTAAACAGTCTTAATGAGCTAGTTGAAAATCTTTTGGAATGGTCAAGAAGCACAAATGATGTTAATTTTACTGAAGTAAAAATCAAGGATTTGGTATTTGAAGTCTGCTATTTATTTGAAGGAAATGCTCTTGAGAAAAATAATGAAATAAAATGTGGCGTTGGTGATAATGTTAAAGTTATAGCGGATGCTGCAATGCTCAGATTCATAATGAGAAACCTCATCAATAACGCTCTTAAATTTACTGAAAATGGTGAAGTAAATGTTGAGATAGAAAAATTAGAGAACAAAGTGAAAATAAAAGTGATTGATAGTGGAGTTGGAATTTCAGAAAATCTTTTGGAAAGAATTAAATTAAAAGACAAAAAGGTATCTACTAAAGGAACTAGAAATGAAAAAGGCACAGGATTAGGCCTTCAATTGATACGTGAATTCTTATCTATTCATAAATCAGAGTTACATATAGAATCAGAAGAAAACAAAGGAAGCATCTTTTCTTTTGAGCTTCCTTTGGCTTCGGATAATTAA